In the Drosophila virilis strain 15010-1051.87 chromosome 4, Dvir_AGI_RSII-ME, whole genome shotgun sequence genome, GCCGTCAAGCTGGCCAATGAGGGTGGTGCCTTGCACACAAAACTCTGGATTGTGGATGGACAGCACTTCTATTTGGGCAGCGCCAACATGGACTGGCGCTCGTTGACCCAAGTCAAAGAGCTGGGCGTTCTTGCCCAGAACTGTCCGCAGCTAGGTCGCGATTTGTCCAAGATCTTCAAGGCCTACTGGCAGCTGGGCAGCGATAAGGATACTATCATGCCCAAGCCGTGGCCATGGTCCTATTATACCCCATACAATCTGCGTCAGCCTATGCTCATCCGCGTCAACAGAAACTATACCATGCATGCCTATATATCCAGTGCTCCGCCGCCGCTTACGGCCAGCGGACGTACCCATGATCTGGATGCCATCTTAAACTGCATAGACACGGCTCTGGAATTTGTGCATATTGCTGTCATGGACTACTATCCGTTGATTTTGTTGGGCGGCAAATTGGAGTTTTGGCCGCCCATTGATAATGCTCTAAGGAAAGCGGCCGTGGAGCGTGGCGTGGCGGTCAAGCTATTGATTTCGTGGTGGAAGCACTCGGATCCCAACGAGGATAACTATCTGCGTTCGCTGCAGGAGTTGTCCACTGTCGACCACCAAGTAGATATACAAATTGTAAGTATTTGTGGTTTATTTCAAGCatcaaatttatattggtTTAACTTGCAGCGTCGTTTTATTGTGCCTTCggatgagcagcagctgaaaataCCCTTTGCCCGTGTCAATCACAATGCCTACATGGTCACCGAGAGAGTTGCGTATATAGGCACCTCCAACTGGTCGGGCGAGTATTTTACCCACACGGCTGGCGTCGGTCTGGTCCTGGCCGATGTGGACTTTGAAAATGAAACGCAACACACTTTGCGCTCGGATCTATTAGATGTCTTTTCAAGGGATTGGCATAGTCCCTATGCGCTGCCGCTGAAATATAATTTGCGTCTTTGAGTTTTTAacattcaatatttaaatattgcgCGCGCTCGTTTCGCCGCGCTGttgttttacaacactgccaCATAAAGCTGCTTCATGTCATAACAAATAGTCACATCCAACCTGAATtagaaaattacaaaataaatccAATATCAAGCCGAAAATGAATTTTTACACGGCTCAGCATCGTCCGTATATGCTCTCgctaaaataatttttgcgtgtttgagtttttaaaatatttttaaatttttcgcGCAATAAACTCACATCGTTGTCGTTTTCCAGCACTGCCACATACATCTGCTGGATGTCATAACAAATAACCTAacctcaataaaaaaaatgacaaaataa is a window encoding:
- the LOC6627469 gene encoding 5'-3' exonuclease PLD3; the protein is MSDRRKRGCMPEVTVDYHAVPLHGTPTENLNRNSNSTPTTTSCCRRPAAAAAEQNSLCCGHGYIIPVFILFVLVLIVLLLPWETLNGHMDETTPVEKPLPCQLQLVETIPIGLNYTHDSPKFLSTFEAWQLLLTKAKATIDIAAPYWTLRGVDVNDSSTQLGEQLFQRLLSNGDPGKPKLRIRIALNKSLESSWHADARIFANYGAAQVVAVKLANEGGALHTKLWIVDGQHFYLGSANMDWRSLTQVKELGVLAQNCPQLGRDLSKIFKAYWQLGSDKDTIMPKPWPWSYYTPYNLRQPMLIRVNRNYTMHAYISSAPPPLTASGRTHDLDAILNCIDTALEFVHIAVMDYYPLILLGGKLEFWPPIDNALRKAAVERGVAVKLLISWWKHSDPNEDNYLRSLQELSTVDHQVDIQIRRFIVPSDEQQLKIPFARVNHNAYMVTERVAYIGTSNWSGEYFTHTAGVGLVLADVDFENETQHTLRSDLLDVFSRDWHSPYALPLKYNLRL